In Streptomyces puniciscabiei, a single genomic region encodes these proteins:
- a CDS encoding GMC family oxidoreductase — MPHTPHVYDYVVIGGGTAGSVIASRLTENPDVTVAVIEGGPSDVGRDDVLTLRRWMGLLGGDLDYDYPTVEQPRGNSHIRHSRARVLGGCSSHNTLISFKPLPSDWDEWEEAGAKGWGAVPMEAYFARLKNNIVSVDEKDRNAIARDFVDAAQAALGVPRIEGFNRKPFTEGVGFFDLAYHPENNKRSSASVAYLHPVMDERPNLTILLETWAYRLELTGGRAEGVHVRTKDGEELLIRARNEVVLCAGAVDSPRLLLHSGIGPRGDLEALGIPVVHDLPGVGENLLDHPESVIVWETHGPIPENSAMDSDAGLFVRRDPGHAGPDLMFHFYQIPFTDNPERLGYERPRYGVSMTPNIPKPKSRGRLYLTSADPSVKPALDFRYFTDEDDYDGRTLVDGIRIAREIAKTEPLAGWLKREVCPGPEVRGDAELGEYARKVAHTVYHPAGTCRMGAADDELAVVDPELRIRGLDGIRIADASVFPTMTAVNPMIGVLMVGEKAVDLIGGDAR, encoded by the coding sequence ATGCCCCACACCCCCCACGTCTACGACTACGTCGTCATCGGCGGCGGCACCGCGGGCTCCGTCATCGCCTCCCGCCTCACCGAGAACCCGGACGTCACCGTCGCCGTCATCGAGGGCGGCCCGAGCGACGTCGGCCGCGACGACGTCCTCACCCTGCGCCGCTGGATGGGCCTGCTCGGCGGCGACCTCGACTACGACTACCCGACCGTGGAGCAGCCGCGCGGCAACTCCCACATCCGGCACAGCCGCGCCCGCGTCCTCGGCGGCTGCTCCTCCCACAACACGCTGATCTCCTTCAAGCCGCTGCCGTCCGACTGGGACGAGTGGGAGGAGGCCGGCGCCAAGGGGTGGGGCGCCGTGCCCATGGAGGCCTACTTCGCCCGCCTGAAGAACAACATCGTCTCCGTCGACGAGAAGGACCGGAACGCCATCGCCCGCGACTTCGTCGACGCCGCCCAGGCCGCGCTCGGGGTACCCCGCATCGAGGGCTTCAACCGCAAGCCGTTCACCGAGGGCGTCGGCTTCTTCGACCTCGCCTACCACCCCGAGAACAACAAGCGGTCCTCGGCGTCGGTGGCGTACCTGCACCCGGTGATGGACGAGCGCCCGAACCTGACGATCCTCCTGGAGACCTGGGCGTACCGGCTGGAGCTCACCGGGGGCCGGGCCGAGGGCGTCCACGTGCGCACCAAGGACGGCGAGGAGCTGCTGATCCGGGCCCGGAACGAGGTGGTCCTGTGCGCGGGCGCCGTCGACTCCCCGCGTCTGCTCCTCCACTCGGGCATCGGCCCCCGGGGCGACCTCGAGGCCCTCGGTATCCCGGTCGTCCACGACCTGCCCGGCGTCGGCGAGAACCTCCTGGACCACCCCGAGTCGGTCATCGTCTGGGAGACCCACGGCCCGATTCCGGAGAACTCCGCGATGGACTCCGACGCGGGCCTGTTCGTGCGCCGCGACCCCGGACACGCGGGCCCCGACCTGATGTTCCACTTCTACCAGATCCCGTTCACGGACAACCCGGAGCGGCTCGGCTACGAACGCCCGCGGTACGGCGTCTCGATGACCCCGAACATCCCCAAGCCGAAGTCCCGCGGCCGCCTCTACCTGACCAGCGCCGACCCGTCCGTCAAGCCCGCCCTCGACTTCCGCTACTTCACCGACGAGGACGACTACGACGGCCGGACCCTGGTCGACGGCATCCGTATCGCCCGTGAGATCGCGAAGACCGAGCCGCTCGCGGGCTGGCTCAAGCGCGAGGTGTGTCCCGGTCCCGAGGTCCGGGGCGACGCCGAACTCGGCGAGTACGCCCGCAAGGTCGCGCATACCGTGTACCACCCGGCCGGCACCTGCAGGATGGGCGCCGCCGACGACGAACTGGC
- a CDS encoding aldehyde dehydrogenase family protein — MADRTARQAQATIHAGGEWLAAISGATREILDPADARPFAVVAEGDEKDTERAVAAARRAFDHGPWPHTPVAERAALLRRVADLLVRDREELGLLESRDAGKTVEEGRIDIDCVADAFRYFADVVAAEAPGRVVDAGSPDIHSVVVHEPVGVCALITPWNYPLLQASWKIAPALAAGNTFVIKPSEITPMTTVALIELLAEAGLPAGVANIVTGPGHTVGARLAEHPDVDLVSFTGGLVSGTKVAQAAAPTVKKVALELGGKNPNVVFADACATEEGFDTAVDQALNAAFIHSGQVCSAGARLIVEESVRDRFVAELARRARRIRLGRGTADGVECGPLVSEQQRAKVEAYVASALAEGAVLRCGGKRPEPSPERPESGYFYEPTVLDACHREMRVVREEVFGPVLTVETFRTEEEAVLLANDTEYGLAGAVWTADAGRARRVAGRLRHGTVWINDFHPYLPQAEWGGFGKSGTGRELGPAGLAEYRETKHVYQNLAPKPVRWFAG; from the coding sequence ATGGCGGACAGAACGGCACGACAGGCCCAGGCGACCATCCACGCGGGAGGCGAGTGGCTGGCGGCGATCTCCGGCGCGACGCGCGAGATCCTCGACCCCGCGGACGCCCGGCCGTTCGCCGTGGTCGCCGAGGGTGACGAGAAGGACACCGAGCGCGCGGTGGCCGCGGCCCGGCGGGCCTTCGACCACGGCCCCTGGCCGCACACCCCGGTCGCCGAGCGCGCCGCCCTGCTGCGCCGCGTCGCCGACCTCCTCGTACGCGACCGCGAGGAGCTCGGGCTGCTGGAGAGCCGGGACGCGGGCAAGACGGTCGAGGAGGGGCGGATCGACATCGACTGTGTCGCCGACGCCTTCCGCTACTTCGCCGACGTGGTCGCCGCCGAGGCGCCGGGCCGGGTCGTGGACGCGGGTTCCCCCGACATCCACAGCGTCGTCGTGCACGAGCCGGTCGGCGTCTGCGCGCTGATCACCCCCTGGAACTACCCGCTTCTCCAGGCCAGTTGGAAGATCGCCCCGGCGCTCGCCGCCGGCAACACCTTCGTGATCAAGCCCAGCGAGATCACCCCGATGACCACCGTCGCGCTGATCGAGCTGCTGGCGGAGGCAGGCCTGCCCGCCGGAGTGGCCAACATCGTCACCGGCCCCGGCCACACCGTCGGCGCCCGCCTCGCCGAGCACCCCGACGTCGACCTGGTCTCCTTCACCGGCGGCCTGGTCAGCGGCACCAAGGTGGCCCAGGCCGCCGCCCCGACGGTGAAGAAGGTCGCCCTCGAACTCGGCGGCAAGAACCCCAACGTCGTCTTCGCCGACGCCTGCGCCACCGAGGAAGGCTTCGACACCGCCGTCGACCAGGCCCTCAACGCCGCCTTCATCCACAGCGGCCAGGTCTGCTCGGCCGGCGCCCGGCTCATCGTCGAGGAGTCGGTCAGGGACCGCTTCGTCGCCGAACTCGCCCGCCGGGCCCGGAGGATCAGGCTCGGGCGCGGCACCGCGGACGGCGTCGAGTGCGGCCCGCTCGTCTCCGAGCAGCAGCGCGCCAAGGTCGAGGCGTACGTCGCCTCCGCGCTCGCGGAGGGCGCCGTACTGCGCTGCGGCGGCAAGCGGCCCGAGCCGTCACCGGAGCGCCCCGAGTCCGGCTACTTCTACGAGCCGACCGTCCTCGACGCCTGCCACCGCGAGATGCGGGTCGTCCGCGAGGAGGTCTTCGGCCCGGTCCTCACCGTCGAGACCTTCCGCACCGAGGAGGAGGCCGTACTCCTCGCCAACGACACCGAGTACGGCCTCGCCGGCGCCGTCTGGACCGCCGACGCGGGCAGGGCCCGCCGCGTCGCCGGCCGGCTGCGCCACGGCACCGTCTGGATCAACGACTTCCACCCCTACCTGCCGCAGGCGGAGTGGGGAGGCTTCGGCAAGAGCGGCACCGGCCGTGAGCTGGGGCCCGCCGGACTCGCCGAGTACCGCGAGACCAAGCACGTCTACCAGAACCTCGCGCCGAAGCCGGTGCGCTGGTTCGCCGGCTGA
- a CDS encoding DUF2637 domain-containing protein, whose protein sequence is METWNVPDQDIAPNDWDPVEELAQILSTPTSVSPVTPLDLPSPRRNNRRRVRHESHLLDGGRSLTHITLLIATVTVCALCMLGWSVCYSYWQLRGIASSVLPTRLAQCWPLTVYGPWFVAALSVLRATAQRRSARRSWCVVLAASALAVGLCVSHSSHALLSLVIFGIPPVTALVCFWELVGQISTRNRPRHATNTDPPDPTP, encoded by the coding sequence ATGGAGACCTGGAACGTCCCGGACCAGGACATCGCGCCGAACGACTGGGACCCGGTCGAGGAACTGGCCCAGATACTGTCCACGCCGACCAGCGTGAGCCCCGTCACCCCCCTGGACCTGCCGTCCCCGCGCAGGAACAACCGCCGACGGGTCCGTCACGAGTCCCATCTGCTCGACGGCGGCCGCAGCCTCACCCACATCACGCTGCTGATCGCGACGGTGACCGTCTGCGCGCTGTGCATGCTGGGCTGGTCCGTCTGCTACTCGTACTGGCAACTGCGCGGAATCGCGTCGTCGGTGCTGCCGACGAGACTGGCGCAATGCTGGCCGCTGACGGTGTACGGGCCGTGGTTCGTGGCCGCCCTGTCCGTACTGCGGGCCACCGCTCAGCGCCGCAGTGCGCGGCGTTCCTGGTGCGTGGTGCTGGCCGCTTCGGCGCTGGCCGTGGGGCTGTGCGTCAGCCACTCGTCGCATGCGCTGCTCTCGTTAGTGATCTTCGGAATTCCGCCGGTCACCGCTCTGGTGTGTTTCTGGGAGCTCGTCGGCCAGATCTCGACCAGGAACCGTCCCCGGCACGCCACGAACACCGATCCGCCGGACCCCACGCCGTGA
- a CDS encoding DUF664 domain-containing protein, whose protein sequence is MTIETDDTAPVAYEPPVAGTEIDTLLGSLERQRRTLAWKCADLDATALAATLPPSSVTLGGLLKHLALVEDEYFTARLLGEELPAPWAGVDWDAEPDWEWRSAAEDTPEELYALWRASVARSRAHIRRAVAEGGAGCLVAYTSRRGERPSLRRFLVDMIEEYARHVGQADLIRESLDGRVSEDPPAGYRAW, encoded by the coding sequence ATGACGATCGAGACAGACGACACCGCACCCGTCGCGTACGAACCGCCCGTCGCCGGCACCGAGATCGACACCCTGCTGGGCTCCCTGGAACGGCAGCGCAGGACGCTGGCCTGGAAGTGCGCGGACCTGGACGCGACCGCCCTGGCCGCGACCCTGCCCCCTTCCTCCGTCACGCTGGGCGGACTGCTGAAGCATCTCGCCCTGGTCGAGGACGAGTACTTCACCGCGCGGCTGCTGGGGGAGGAGCTCCCCGCCCCCTGGGCCGGGGTGGACTGGGACGCCGAGCCCGACTGGGAGTGGCGTTCGGCCGCCGAGGACACTCCCGAGGAGCTGTACGCGCTCTGGCGGGCGTCCGTCGCGCGGTCCCGTGCGCACATCCGGCGGGCGGTGGCGGAGGGCGGCGCCGGCTGCCTGGTCGCGTACACCTCACGCCGGGGCGAGCGGCCGAGCCTGCGCCGGTTCCTGGTCGACATGATCGAGGAGTACGCCCGTCACGTGGGCCAGGCCGACCTGATCCGGGAGTCGCTCGACGGCCGCGTGAGCGAGGACCCGCCGGCCGGCTACCGGGCGTGGTAG
- a CDS encoding bifunctional helix-turn-helix transcriptional regulator/GNAT family N-acetyltransferase, with protein MTAFDQGEGTPVRAEDVAAFRRFNRYFTRRIGVLDDHYLGQDRPLGEARLLFEIGDGVSLRELRGRLGLDAGYLSRMVKALQAQGMVRLAVPAHDNRLRMAELTPAGHAEVAEQQRRADALAAGVLEGLTPAQRAELAGAMATTERLLRLAGITVESVDGASPDARACLDAYAADIDARFPEGYDKAALVRPEEVTGEAGAFLVAYEERRPVGCGALRSLAPGAGEIRHVWVHPEARRLGLARRLLAGLEREALRRGLAVVRLDTHTVLTEAQAMYRACGYTEIPRYNDDVYGGHWFEKRLLPGGGA; from the coding sequence ATGACAGCCTTTGACCAGGGTGAAGGAACACCGGTCCGGGCGGAGGACGTGGCCGCCTTCCGCCGCTTCAACCGGTACTTCACACGCCGTATCGGCGTCCTGGACGACCATTACCTCGGCCAGGACCGCCCGCTCGGCGAGGCCCGGCTGCTGTTCGAGATCGGTGACGGGGTGTCGCTGCGGGAGCTGCGCGGGCGGCTCGGTCTGGACGCCGGGTATCTCAGCCGGATGGTGAAGGCGCTCCAGGCGCAGGGCATGGTCCGGCTCGCGGTGCCCGCGCACGACAACCGACTGCGGATGGCCGAGCTCACCCCGGCCGGACACGCGGAGGTCGCCGAGCAGCAGCGCCGGGCCGATGCCCTGGCCGCCGGCGTCCTCGAAGGCCTCACCCCGGCCCAGCGGGCCGAGCTGGCCGGGGCCATGGCGACCACGGAGCGGCTGCTGCGGCTGGCCGGGATCACCGTGGAGAGCGTCGACGGCGCCTCGCCGGACGCGCGGGCCTGCCTGGACGCCTACGCGGCGGACATCGACGCGCGCTTCCCCGAGGGCTACGACAAGGCGGCCCTGGTACGTCCCGAGGAGGTGACCGGGGAGGCCGGCGCCTTCCTGGTGGCGTACGAGGAGCGGCGGCCGGTGGGGTGCGGGGCGCTCAGAAGCCTGGCACCCGGGGCCGGTGAGATCCGGCACGTGTGGGTGCACCCGGAGGCGCGCCGGCTGGGGCTCGCGCGGCGGCTGCTGGCGGGGCTGGAGCGGGAGGCACTGCGGCGGGGCCTCGCGGTCGTACGCCTGGACACGCACACCGTGCTCACCGAGGCACAGGCGATGTACCGGGCGTGCGGGTACACCGAGATCCCGCGCTACAACGACGACGTCTACGGCGGGCACTGGTTCGAGAAGCGGCTACTTCCCGGCGGCGGCGCCTGA
- a CDS encoding LysR family transcriptional regulator: protein MTQSTGLDLNLLVALDVLLEEQSVQGAARRLHLSEPAMSRTLGRIRKALGDPILVRAGRRMVPTPHALAVRAEVGAVVERARALFAPGRDTDLRMVSRTFTILGHDAVWATHGAALFARVAREAPGVRLRFLSESHVDAPFLRQGTADLEVGVIDTTAPEVHVETVYEERMLGVVRSGHPLLEGELTPERFAGQAGHLVVSRRGRQRGPVDDALAELGLSRRVVGSVGTFPASLFVLRETDLIGLTTAYGRPMADALGLVVFEVPLELPKVEVGLAWHPRHDADPAHAWLRACVRELMTEVSGAAAGK, encoded by the coding sequence ATGACGCAATCCACCGGGCTGGACCTGAATCTGCTGGTCGCGCTGGACGTGCTGCTGGAGGAACAGAGCGTGCAGGGTGCCGCCCGCCGGCTGCATCTGTCCGAGCCCGCCATGAGCCGCACGCTCGGCCGCATCCGCAAGGCGCTCGGCGATCCGATCCTGGTGCGGGCCGGACGCCGGATGGTGCCCACTCCGCACGCGCTGGCCGTACGGGCCGAGGTGGGCGCGGTGGTGGAGCGGGCACGGGCCCTGTTCGCGCCGGGCCGCGACACCGACCTGCGGATGGTTTCCCGTACCTTCACGATCCTCGGCCACGACGCCGTCTGGGCCACGCACGGCGCCGCCCTCTTCGCCCGCGTCGCCCGCGAGGCCCCCGGCGTCCGTCTGCGCTTCCTGTCCGAGAGCCATGTGGACGCTCCGTTCCTGCGCCAGGGCACCGCCGACCTGGAGGTCGGGGTGATCGACACCACCGCCCCCGAGGTGCATGTGGAGACGGTGTACGAGGAGCGCATGCTGGGCGTCGTACGGTCCGGACACCCCCTGCTGGAGGGGGAGTTGACGCCCGAGCGGTTCGCCGGGCAGGCCGGTCACCTCGTCGTCTCCCGGCGCGGCAGGCAGCGCGGCCCGGTCGACGACGCCCTGGCCGAACTCGGCCTCAGCCGCCGGGTGGTGGGCAGCGTCGGTACCTTCCCGGCCTCGCTGTTCGTGCTGCGCGAGACCGACCTGATCGGGCTGACCACCGCCTACGGCCGCCCGATGGCGGACGCCCTCGGCCTCGTCGTCTTCGAGGTCCCCCTGGAACTCCCCAAGGTCGAGGTGGGTCTCGCCTGGCACCCCCGGCACGACGCCGATCCCGCCCACGCCTGGCTGCGCGCCTGCGTACGGGAGTTGATGACCGAGGTGTCAGGCGCCGCCGCCGGGAAGTAG
- a CDS encoding MFS transporter yields the protein MPAHALKRPTLLALCACVLVAQSMVAAINLLIPQLSSSSLHPSHTEILWTVDAYVIVFAGLLIPAGALGDRYGRKGALLTGLALFAAGAATSALATGPAMLIAGRGLSGAGAALITPATLSILMQLSAPERRVRSMGAWTLSIGLGGAAGNLGGGLAGQFLTWRALFAVMVPLAAVLAAAAALTVPRTERATAARPDPLGTLLLTAGLVAVLFGIIEGPTYGWGSARILGAFAAGALLIAAFTLHALRSAAPLFDPRVFASPRLRSASLGTATAFFGLFSLFFVNSQYLQGVKGFGPAVTGVAIMPLVFGMAASQKLATRWAGHPRAVIGVGLALIGLGLLGASTADAGTPYAVFVCWLLVISAGAGLSMPALTIGVVTSLPAHQAGLGSGLGTTARETGAALGVAVTGTVLSAHADLLHGMGPALRTVGVVVLGATALVVAGYGKRPEGKRPKGARGSAGCAATAARARATHRIPADGKRPAPLPRDAERLP from the coding sequence GTGCCCGCGCACGCCCTGAAACGCCCCACCCTGCTCGCGCTGTGCGCCTGCGTCCTGGTCGCCCAGAGCATGGTCGCCGCCATCAACCTCCTCATCCCGCAACTGAGTTCGTCGTCGCTGCACCCCTCGCACACCGAGATCCTGTGGACCGTCGACGCCTACGTCATCGTCTTCGCGGGCCTGCTCATCCCGGCCGGCGCGCTCGGCGACCGGTACGGCCGCAAGGGCGCCCTGCTCACCGGGCTCGCCCTGTTCGCGGCGGGCGCCGCCACCAGCGCGCTCGCGACCGGCCCCGCCATGCTGATAGCGGGCCGGGGGCTGTCCGGCGCCGGAGCGGCCCTGATCACCCCGGCCACCCTCTCGATCCTGATGCAGCTGTCCGCGCCGGAACGCCGCGTCCGCTCGATGGGCGCCTGGACGCTGTCGATCGGCCTGGGCGGCGCGGCCGGCAACCTGGGCGGCGGACTGGCCGGGCAGTTCCTCACCTGGCGCGCCCTGTTCGCGGTGATGGTCCCGCTGGCCGCCGTACTCGCCGCGGCCGCCGCGCTCACGGTCCCGCGCACCGAACGCGCCACCGCCGCCCGCCCCGACCCGCTCGGCACCCTGCTGCTCACCGCGGGCCTGGTCGCGGTCCTGTTCGGCATCATCGAGGGCCCGACGTACGGCTGGGGCTCCGCGCGCATCCTCGGTGCCTTCGCGGCGGGCGCGCTGCTGATCGCGGCCTTCACCCTGCACGCCCTGCGCTCGGCGGCGCCCCTCTTCGACCCGCGGGTCTTCGCCTCGCCCCGCCTGCGCTCGGCCTCCCTCGGCACGGCCACCGCGTTCTTCGGCCTGTTCTCCCTGTTCTTCGTCAACTCGCAGTACCTGCAGGGCGTGAAGGGCTTCGGCCCCGCCGTCACGGGGGTGGCGATCATGCCCCTGGTCTTCGGGATGGCCGCGTCCCAGAAGCTGGCCACCCGCTGGGCCGGCCACCCGCGCGCGGTCATCGGCGTCGGCCTCGCCCTCATCGGCCTCGGCCTGCTCGGCGCGTCCACGGCCGACGCCGGCACGCCCTACGCGGTGTTCGTCTGCTGGCTCCTGGTCATCTCCGCCGGCGCCGGCCTCTCCATGCCGGCCCTGACCATCGGCGTGGTCACTTCCCTCCCCGCCCACCAGGCGGGCCTCGGCTCCGGCCTCGGCACGACGGCCCGGGAGACGGGGGCCGCGCTGGGCGTCGCCGTCACCGGCACGGTGCTGTCGGCCCACGCCGACCTGCTCCACGGCATGGGCCCGGCGCTGCGGACGGTGGGGGTGGTGGTGCTGGGGGCCACGGCGCTGGTGGTGGCGGGATATGGAAAGCGCCCTGAAGGGAAGCGCCCCAAAGGGGCGCGGGGCTCTGCCGGATGTGCGGCTACCGCCGCGCGGGCGCGAGCAACCCACCGCATACCCGCAGACGGCAAACGCCCGGCACCCCTACCGCGGGATGCCGAGCGTTTGCCGTAG
- a CDS encoding malate dehydrogenase, whose amino-acid sequence MTRTPVNVTVTGAAGQIGYALLFRIASGQLLGADVPVKLRLLEITPALKAAEGTAMELDDCAFPLLQGIDITDDPNVAFDGANVALLVGARPRTKGMERGDLLEANGGIFKPQGKAINDHAADDIKVLVVGNPANTNALIAQAAAPDVPAERFTAMTRLDHNRALTQLAKKTGSTVADIKRLTIWGNHSATQYPDIFHATVAGKNAAEVVNDEKWLAEDFIPTVAKRGAAIIEARGASSAASAANAAIDHVYTWVNGTAEGDWTSMGIPSDGSYGVPEGLISSFPVTTKDGKYEIVQGLDINEFSRARIDASVKELEEEREAVRGLGLI is encoded by the coding sequence ATGACCCGCACTCCCGTGAACGTCACCGTCACCGGCGCGGCCGGCCAGATCGGTTACGCCCTGCTCTTCCGCATCGCCTCCGGCCAGCTGCTCGGCGCGGACGTGCCGGTCAAGCTGCGCCTGCTCGAGATCACCCCGGCCTTGAAGGCCGCCGAGGGCACCGCCATGGAGCTGGACGACTGCGCGTTCCCGCTCCTGCAGGGCATCGACATCACGGACGACCCGAACGTCGCCTTCGACGGCGCCAACGTAGCCCTCCTGGTCGGCGCCCGGCCCCGCACCAAGGGCATGGAGCGCGGCGACCTGCTCGAGGCCAACGGCGGCATCTTCAAGCCGCAGGGCAAGGCCATCAACGACCACGCCGCGGACGACATCAAGGTCCTGGTCGTCGGCAACCCGGCCAACACCAACGCGCTCATCGCGCAGGCCGCCGCGCCGGACGTCCCGGCCGAGCGCTTCACCGCGATGACCCGCCTGGACCACAACCGCGCGCTGACGCAGCTCGCGAAGAAGACGGGTTCGACGGTCGCCGACATCAAGCGGCTGACCATCTGGGGCAACCACTCCGCCACCCAGTACCCGGACATCTTCCACGCCACCGTCGCAGGCAAGAACGCCGCCGAGGTCGTGAACGACGAGAAGTGGCTGGCCGAGGACTTCATCCCGACCGTCGCCAAGCGCGGTGCCGCGATCATCGAGGCCCGCGGGGCGTCGTCCGCGGCCTCCGCCGCCAACGCCGCGATCGACCACGTGTACACCTGGGTCAACGGCACGGCCGAGGGCGACTGGACGTCCATGGGTATCCCGTCGGACGGTTCGTACGGCGTGCCGGAGGGCCTGATCTCCTCCTTCCCGGTCACCACCAAGGACGGCAAGTACGAGATCGTCCAGGGCCTGGACATCAACGAGTTCTCCCGTGCGCGCATCGACGCGTCCGTCAAGGAGCTCGAGGAGGAGCGCGAGGCGGTTCGCGGCCTCGGCCTCATCTAA